The segment CAGCGGAGCTGGCAACCCGCGACCGCAAGGCGCGGCTGAGCCGGCAGGAGTCAGCAGAGGCCGTAGTACCGCCGGCCGGGCCGGCGGGAAGGGCCGAACGTCGAGTCCGGGAGGGTGTTGGCGCGTTCGCGCCGGGTGCGAGGAGAGCAGCCAACCCGAGAGGGCCTCGCCCAGGAAGCGGTGGTGAATCCCACCGGGGCCTGGGTGAGAGCGGAGCACCCGGCCGGGACAGACCGGCGCCCCTCCCCGCGGAGGACGTGGTGGCGTGGACCTGATGGAGCAGGTGGTGGCCCGGGAGAACATGGGGGCCGCCCTACGACGGGTCGAGCAGAACCGGGGCGCGCCGGGTATCGACGGCATGACCGTCGAACAACTGCGGGGTTTTCTGCGGGAGCGGTGGCCGCAGGTGCGCGCCCAGCTGCTGGCGGGAACCTACCAGCCGCAGCCCGTCCGCCGGGTGGCGATCCCCAAACCCGGAGGCGGCACGCGCCTCCTGGGGATTCCGACCGTCCTGGACCGCCTGATCCAGCAGGCTTTGCTGCAGGTGCTGACGCCGATCTTCGACCCCGACTTTTCGGAGCACAGCTATGGCTTTCGGCCGGGACGCTCCGCCCACCAGGCAGTCGAAGCGGCGCGGCGGCACGTCGAGGAAGGGTACGCCTGGGTGGTCGACCTGGACCTCGAACAGTTCTTTGACCGGGTGAACCATGACGTCCTGATGGCCCGGGTGATGCGGAAGGTCGCGGACAAGCGCGTCCGCATGCTGATCCGCCGCTACCTGCAGGCCGGCGTGATGGTCGGTGGGGTGAAGGTGCGGACGGAAGAGGGGACGCCCCAGGGCGGCCCCCTCAGCCCGCTCTTGGCCAACATCCTTCTCGACGACCTGGACAAAGAGCTGGAACGGCGGGGACACCGCTTTGTCCGTTATGCGGACGATTGCAACATCTACGTCCGCTCGGAACGGGCAGGGCACCGGGTCATGGCAGGCGTACGGCGCTTCCTCGAGCAGCGGCTTCGGCTCAAGGTCAACGAACAAAAGAGCGCGGTTGATCGGCCGTGGCGACGCAAGTTCCTCGGCTTCAGCATGTATCACGGCCGGGACGGCGTCCGCCTGCGGGTGGCCCCCCAAACGGTGCAGCGGCTCAAAGACCGGCTTCGCACCCTGACCAGCCGGACGTGGTCCGTTTCCATGGCCGAGCGGATCCGCCGGATCAACACTTACCTGCGGGGCTGGCTTGCGTACTTCCGGATTGCGGACATGGCAAGCCTCCTCGATACCGTGGAAGGTTGGCTCCGGCGACGCTTGCAGGCGTGCCTTTGGAAGCAATGGAAACGGCCCCGCACCCGTTTGCGGGAACTCCGCGCCCTGGGACATCCCGAGTGGAAGGCCCGGCAGTGGGCCTTTTCGCGCCGGGGTTATTGGGCCATGGCCGGTGGCCCGCTCAACAGCGCCCTGGGCAAGCGCTACTGGCTTGCCCAGGGGCTGCTGAGCCTGACCCAGTACTACCACCCACTTCGCCATGCTCGACGAACCGCCCGGTGCGGACCCGCATGCCGGGTGGTGTGAGAGGACGGGGCCGTGACCGGCCCCTCCTACTCGATTGTTGGGACGGAAACGATGCGCGCCGGCCAAGGCCGGGTTGTCCGTCGATGCCGCCGTTGTCAAGCTGAAGGGGAGCGGATCGGGGATCAGCGGCCGGTGGTGCGTTCCGGGGAACGGGGCCGCTGCATCCTCCAGGCGGCGGGGAGGGCAGACCATGCGCATCCTGGTGGTCGACGACGAGGCTCCGATGCGCGCCTTGCTCCGGCTGTTCCTCGAGCAGCACGGGTTTGCGGTCTCCGAGGCGGAAGACGGGTATGAGGCATTGGAGCGCGTCCGGACCGAGCGACCGGATCTGGTTCTGCTGGACATCATGCTGCCGGGCATCGACGGCTGGGCGGTGTGCCGGATCCTCCGGAGGGAGAGTGATGTTCCGCTCATCATGCTGACGGCCCGGGACGACGTCCGGGACCGGGTCTCCGGTCTCGAAGCCGGGGCGGACGACTACCTCGTCAAACCCTTTGCAGAAGAAGAACTGTTGGCCCGCATTCGAGCGGTCCTGCGCCGCACCCCAAGGGTCGAGGGGCGACCGGCCGACCGGGTGATCGCCGGGCCCCTGCTCATCGACGTGCCGGCCCGGGAGGCATACTGCCATGGACGCCGTTTGAATCTGACGCCTAAGGAGTTCGATCTCCTGGCCTTGTTGGCACGGCATCCGGGGCAGGTGCTGGACCGCGCGCGGATCATCGAGCGGGTATGGGGCTGGGATTACGACGGCGACGTGCGCACCGTCGACACCCACGTCAAGACGTTGCGCGCCAAATTGGTCGCAGCCGGCTGTTCCCGGCACCTGATCGAGACCGTGCGCAGCATCGGGTACCGTTTGAACCCGCAACACGACGGACGTGGTGGGACCATCCCATGAGTCGTCTGCAACTGTCGACCAAACTGGGGCTATTGTTGTTCGCCCTGTTCAGCTCGCTCTGCCTGATCCTGCTCGCCGTCCTCTACGTGGTCTTCAGCCGCTCCCTGGTGGCCCAGGCGGCGGCGGATCTATTGCACCGCGGCCACGGGCATGCCGAAGCGCTCAGCGGCCGGTGGGGGCCGGAGGCCCTGAACCACGTGGTCGCCATGGAGCGACAGACCCCCCTGATCGCAGCCGTCGTGGATCGTGGGGGAACGGTCCTGGCGTCCTCGGAACCGCTGGGCCCCGAGCAGGCGCGCTACCTCCAGGTAGACGGCCGTGCCCTCGCCACGCCGGAAGGGGCCGTCGTCAGTGGCGACTGGCGAGAGGAACCCTACCTCGTTGTATGGTCGCCCGTGTTCAGAAACGGTGAGTGGGTGGCCACGGTGGTCCTCTTCGAACCCACGGAACCCTTCCGACGTGACCTGGAGGCGTTCAAGGTCGCCAGCTGGATCGCCCTCGGCATCATGGCGGTCTTGGCAACGGCGGTGACGGTCGTGTTGTCGAGACGATTGACCCGACCGTTGCGGCAGATGACGGCCGTCACGTCCGCCATTGCCGCAGGGGACTACACGCAGCGCGTGGCGATTCGTGGCAACGACGAGATCGCTCGCCTGGCCGCTTCCATCAACCGGATGGCCCAAAGCCTGCAAACGTACCGCGCCCAGCAGTCGGCGTTCCTGGCCGACGTATCGCACGAACTGCGGACTCCGCTGACGTACATCCAGGGTTACAGCGAGGCCCTCGTCAAAGGTTACGGGGACGAAGCCCAGCGCCGGGTGATGGCGGCCACCATTCACCAGGAGGCGGGCCGGTTGACCCGCCTCCTTCAGGACCTGTTCACCCTGGTGCGCCTGGAGGAGCCGACCTTCTCCCTCCGTCGCCAGCCGGTGGAAGTGGGCCAGACCGTCAAAGCGGTGGTGGCGCGCCTGTTGCCGGCCTTTGCGGAAAAGGGTGTGAACCTCCGGGTGGATGCGTCGGAGGATCTTTGGGTGGACGGTGACGGCGAACGGCTGGAACAAGTGTGGATCAACCTGCTGGACAATGCGCGCCGGCACACCCCTTCCGGAGGAGAGGTGACGGTTAGCATCGGCCGCGAGGGGAGGGAGGCGGTGGTGACCGTGCGGGACACGGGGGAAGGCATTCCACCCGACGACTTGCCGCATATCTGGGAGCGCCTCTACCGGGTCGACAAGTCGCGCTCCCGCGCCGGCGGAGGGGCGGGGCTCGGCTTGGCCATCGTCAGGCGCATCGTCGAGCTGCACGGTGGCCGGGTCCATGCGGAAAGCAGATGCGGGCAAGGGGCGACGTTCCGCGTTTGGCTGCCTCTGCGTCCGGTGTGAGGCCCGGGCGGAAGCCTTGCGCGACAAGCACCGTCACGAAGTGAAGAACCCGGAGAGGTACCCGTCTCTCGTTCCGTATATTGCCAGCATGGCGCGACGGCCCTGGCAGGACGTTATCCACGGGGATCGTGCCGGCGCGGGAATCGGGCCGGCACGATCCTAGCCTATGGAAGAAAGGGGGTATCGGGGTGGCGGTTGTTCACACGGACGTGCAGCAGTACAAAAAGTGCATTGACGCCTGCAACAGCTGCATGCAGGCCTGCGAGCAATGCCTGACGGCCTGCCTGAAGGAGCCGGACGCCGCGCAGCGCGGCCGGTGCGTGCAGCTGTTGCGCGATTGTGCAGACATTTGTGCGCTGGCTTCCCGGGTGATGTCCCGAGGCAGCGACTTTGCCGGGGCCATTTGCCGGGTCTGTGCCGAGATCTGTGAAGCCTGCGCCCAGGAATGCGGCCGGTTCCAAGACGAGCACTGCCAGGAGTGCGCGCGCGAGTGCCGCGCGTGCGCCGAGGAGTGCCGGCGGATGGCCGCGTGACCGCGTTCGCCGCGTGGCGGGACGGGACTGGGACAGCGCAGCGGAAGGCCGCTGGATCCTCCAGCGGCCTTCCGCTCTCGCGCCGGGGTTGTTCCACCCCCGCCATGCTCGATCAACGCCCGGTGCGGCCCCGTATCCCGGGTGCGGGAGGACGGGGCTTTCCTTCGCCGCTCCTCCTCGATCGGCGTCGGAAGGCCGCGCTACAGCGGCCGGTGCCCCACGGCCGACCGCCGCGGGGTCGGCGTGGGATGGCCGGCTCTCGTCTTGCTTCCCCACCCGTCGGATGGTAAGTTATTCATGGCTGTGATACCTCGTAGGGGTATCGTGTCGTCGACAGCCGTCATCCCCCAGGTGGCCGGACCGGTCATAGGGTCATAGGAGGTCGTCGATGACATGGATGAATCGAGCCCACACCGCCATCGCGGTGAGCACGCCCCGCACGATCCGGTGCACTCCCATCCACCCCATCACCCGCATCACCACCATCACCACCCTTCCCATCCTGCGGCGAAGAGTGTTTCGCCGGAGGACAAGCCTTCCCGGAGCGACGGTGGTCGATCTCCACTTCAAAGGGCCGTCTCTGCATCCGAAGCCCAAGGGCTTGAGAAAGGTGTCCACGGCCGTGACCTCCGCGACGCGCAAAGTGTAGACCATCATCACGGTGCCCATGACCACCACGGCGCCCACGACAAGCACGCGGGTCACAGCCCGGAGATGTTCCGGGACCGGTTCTGGGTCTGTCTTGCTCTCACCGTGCCGATCCTCTACTTCGCACCCCTCACCCAGGAATGGCTGGGCTACCGGGCGGTCCAATTTCCCGGGGCGGAATGGGTCCAAGCCCTCCTGGCCACTGCCATTTACGTGTACGGCGGACTGGTGTTCATCAAAGGCGCGGCTCACGAGCTGCGGGCGCGCGCCCCGGGCATGATGACCCTCATCTCGCTGGCCATCACGGTGGCCTTCGTCTACAGCGTGGCGGTGACCTTTGGCTTCAAGGGGATGCCGCTGTACTGGGAGCTGGCCACACTGGTGACCATCATGCTGCTCGGCCACTGGATCGAGATGTCGTCGGTCCAGGGAGCCAGCCGGGCGCTGGAGCACCTGGCGGCGCTGGTACCCTCCCGGGCCCACAAGCTGGAAGGCGGTACGGTGACCGACGTGCCGGTGGAACAGCTGAAGGAAGGGGATCGCATTCTGATCCGGCCCGGCGAGCAGGTACCGGTGGACGGTGTGGTCGAGGAAGGCAGCTCCAGTGTCAACGAGGCGTTCCTGACCGGGGAATCGCGGCCGGTTCCCAAGGAACCGGGCGACGAGGTGGTCGCCGGGTCGGTCAACGGCGAAGGCGCCCTGACGGTCCGGGTCACGCGCACCGGCGACGACACGACCCTGAGCCAGATCCAGCGCCTGGTGCGGGAAGCCCAGGCGTCCCGCAGCCGCTTTCAGAACCTGGCCGACCGGGCGGCGGGCTGGTTGACCTACATCGCCATCGGCGCCGGCGCCCTGACCTTCCTGGCCTGGTGGGCGTCCGGGGAGCCCCTGGACTTCGCGCTGACGCGGGCGGTGGCCGTGCTGGTCATCGCCTGCCCCCACGCCCTCGGATTGGCGATTCCGCTGGTGACGGTCAACGCCACGTCGATGGCGGCGCGCGCCGGCATCCTGGTGCGGAACCGGGAAGCTTTCGAGCGGGCACGGGACCTGAAGATCGTTGCCTTCGACAAGACGGGCACGCTGACGGAAGGCAAGTTCGGCGTGCGCCGCATCTACACAGCCGGCTTGCCGGAAGAGGAAGCCTTGCGCATCGGCGCGGCGCTGGAACGGCGTTCTGAGCACCCCCTCGCCCGGGCGGTGGTCGAACTGGCGGACCAGCGGAATCTGCAAGTCCCGGCGGCGGAGGACTTCCGGGTGGTCGCCGGCAAGGGGGTGATCGGTTC is part of the Thermaerobacter subterraneus DSM 13965 genome and harbors:
- the ltrA gene encoding group II intron reverse transcriptase/maturase, whose protein sequence is MEQVVARENMGAALRRVEQNRGAPGIDGMTVEQLRGFLRERWPQVRAQLLAGTYQPQPVRRVAIPKPGGGTRLLGIPTVLDRLIQQALLQVLTPIFDPDFSEHSYGFRPGRSAHQAVEAARRHVEEGYAWVVDLDLEQFFDRVNHDVLMARVMRKVADKRVRMLIRRYLQAGVMVGGVKVRTEEGTPQGGPLSPLLANILLDDLDKELERRGHRFVRYADDCNIYVRSERAGHRVMAGVRRFLEQRLRLKVNEQKSAVDRPWRRKFLGFSMYHGRDGVRLRVAPQTVQRLKDRLRTLTSRTWSVSMAERIRRINTYLRGWLAYFRIADMASLLDTVEGWLRRRLQACLWKQWKRPRTRLRELRALGHPEWKARQWAFSRRGYWAMAGGPLNSALGKRYWLAQGLLSLTQYYHPLRHARRTARCGPACRVV
- a CDS encoding response regulator transcription factor → MRILVVDDEAPMRALLRLFLEQHGFAVSEAEDGYEALERVRTERPDLVLLDIMLPGIDGWAVCRILRRESDVPLIMLTARDDVRDRVSGLEAGADDYLVKPFAEEELLARIRAVLRRTPRVEGRPADRVIAGPLLIDVPAREAYCHGRRLNLTPKEFDLLALLARHPGQVLDRARIIERVWGWDYDGDVRTVDTHVKTLRAKLVAAGCSRHLIETVRSIGYRLNPQHDGRGGTIP
- a CDS encoding sensor histidine kinase, which encodes MSRLQLSTKLGLLLFALFSSLCLILLAVLYVVFSRSLVAQAAADLLHRGHGHAEALSGRWGPEALNHVVAMERQTPLIAAVVDRGGTVLASSEPLGPEQARYLQVDGRALATPEGAVVSGDWREEPYLVVWSPVFRNGEWVATVVLFEPTEPFRRDLEAFKVASWIALGIMAVLATAVTVVLSRRLTRPLRQMTAVTSAIAAGDYTQRVAIRGNDEIARLAASINRMAQSLQTYRAQQSAFLADVSHELRTPLTYIQGYSEALVKGYGDEAQRRVMAATIHQEAGRLTRLLQDLFTLVRLEEPTFSLRRQPVEVGQTVKAVVARLLPAFAEKGVNLRVDASEDLWVDGDGERLEQVWINLLDNARRHTPSGGEVTVSIGREGREAVVTVRDTGEGIPPDDLPHIWERLYRVDKSRSRAGGGAGLGLAIVRRIVELHGGRVHAESRCGQGATFRVWLPLRPV
- a CDS encoding four-helix bundle copper-binding protein, producing MAVVHTDVQQYKKCIDACNSCMQACEQCLTACLKEPDAAQRGRCVQLLRDCADICALASRVMSRGSDFAGAICRVCAEICEACAQECGRFQDEHCQECARECRACAEECRRMAA
- a CDS encoding heavy metal translocating P-type ATPase, which encodes MFRDRFWVCLALTVPILYFAPLTQEWLGYRAVQFPGAEWVQALLATAIYVYGGLVFIKGAAHELRARAPGMMTLISLAITVAFVYSVAVTFGFKGMPLYWELATLVTIMLLGHWIEMSSVQGASRALEHLAALVPSRAHKLEGGTVTDVPVEQLKEGDRILIRPGEQVPVDGVVEEGSSSVNEAFLTGESRPVPKEPGDEVVAGSVNGEGALTVRVTRTGDDTTLSQIQRLVREAQASRSRFQNLADRAAGWLTYIAIGAGALTFLAWWASGEPLDFALTRAVAVLVIACPHALGLAIPLVTVNATSMAARAGILVRNREAFERARDLKIVAFDKTGTLTEGKFGVRRIYTAGLPEEEALRIGAALERRSEHPLARAVVELADQRNLQVPAAEDFRVVAGKGVIGSVGGKVYRIGRPEWIAELGLELPVALRRGLDEAEARGESVIALMDEQGALALFALADKVRGRAREAVHRLRQMGIQVVMITGDAEAVARSVASELGIQRYHARVLPEEKAKIVRQLKQEGPTAFVGDGINDAPALLEADLGVAIGAGTNVAIESADLVLIEDDPLDVAGALQVSRATYRKMVQNLFWATGYNTVALPLAAGVGAAWGLLLSPAMGAVFMSLSTVAVAVNAMLLRRLRLE